A genomic stretch from Coffea arabica cultivar ET-39 chromosome 10c, Coffea Arabica ET-39 HiFi, whole genome shotgun sequence includes:
- the LOC113713487 gene encoding ergosterol biosynthetic protein 28-like yields the protein MKLLGWWLMLVGSLRLASVWFGFVDIWALRLAVFSQTTMTEVHGRTFGIWTLLTCTLCILCAFNLDNKPLYLATFLSFIYAFGHFLTEYLIYHTMAIGNLTTVGIFAGTSIIWMLLQWNAHQPAKTKNK from the exons ATGAAACTACTGGGATGGTGGTTAATGTTAGTGGGTTCACTTCGGTTGGCATCGGTATGGTTCGGATTCGTGGATATTTGGGCTCTACGCCTCGCCGTTTTCTCTCAGACAACCA TGACTGAAGTTCATGGAAGGACATTTGGGATTTGGACACTATTGACATGCACCCTCTGCATTCTTTGTGCATTTAACCTTGACAATAAGCCATTGTATTTGGCAACATTCTTATCCTTCATCTATGCCTTTGGTCATTTCTTGACCGAGTACCTGATATATCATACCATGGCCATTGGGAACCTTACAACTGTTGGCATCTTTGCAG GCACATCCATAATATGGATGCTATTGCAATGGAATGCACATCAGCCGGCGAAGACTAAGAATAAGTAG